The sequence below is a genomic window from Oreochromis aureus strain Israel breed Guangdong linkage group 12, ZZ_aureus, whole genome shotgun sequence.
CTTGAGCAGCTCGTCCAATGAGATAGCTCGGAATCCAAAGCGGTCGGTTAGCCTTGCCGTCTGACTTCCCTTCCCACTCCCCGGTCCACCTGGTCAGAGTTTTATGTTGACAGTGTGAGACAGGTGAAACTGAAGGCCTCTCAGGAATTCATCATGTTTTTCACTTACCAATGATGAAGACAATGATGGGCCGTGGCTTCTGGATAGTCACCTCCTGGAGGAGCCCAGAACTCTCCATCATGCCAGAGTCCGAATCTATGGAGAGCTGGGAGCAGACCGCAGGAGGtgctttgggggggggggggcaggaaGTGGAGCAGCAAGCCAGGAAGTGGAGCAGCATATTAATGACTGAGGCAGAATAACAATGATGAAGATAAACTGAGGCTAAAGCTCACGAGGTCGGGTACCATCTCTGCTGGGATGCTCTGTGTCTTCTGTCAGCTCAGTTTTGACCCATGAAGCTCCAGCAGGTCTGGGTGGAGGTGCTGAAACCAGTTTATGGGGTTTAGAGGGTGTTTCATGGGCAGAGGTGGGTGGTGTCAGGGGTTTTATGCTGCACCTGTTTCCCAGGGGTCCAGGGTCCAGGTGACCTCCCCCTGGGTGGATGAAAGCGTCCCAGGTGATCTCTTTGGGACCCCCCAGCCATCTGGTTGCGATTAGGCAGTCGAGCAGGAAGCTGACGGGGTCGTCGGGGCGGTGATAGAGGAGACCGGTCACCAGACTCTGAAACACGACATAGTCAGCACTGCTTCACCGTACCCGACaacatcaatcaatcaatcaatcaatcaatcaatcaatcaatcagccATTGAGCggcaacacattttaaaaatgcgACTTCATATTGTTGTTAATTAAAGTAGTCATTAAAAATGCAGCAGGCGACTATCGGTCTCGATGCCTGAGGAGCTGCAGCCTCAGGGTGCAGCTgggtgctcttgcactgatttattgattaatacttcatgaaaatgattttttcttctgtttctctgtgaaaTCTGAAATGTTAGCTGCAgctcccaaacacaaacactcagaaaagtaaaagtactttgattacCTGTACTCTGCAGGTCCTGTTTCAGTAAGATGAATATGAAAGTGTCTCACCTCCAGCAGCCTGCTGACGTGATGCTTAGACAGGTACTCCTTCACCTCTCTTCCACTCATCTTTTCTTGTTCTCGCCTTCTTCAGCTTTCTCTTGTATCTGTCTGTCGTTGCAGCAGGGATGATGCTGTGGACAAAACAGCAGCATCAGGTGGCTGTGGCGGTTACCATGGTAACGACCTGCTGAGCAATCTAAGACTGAGGACAGAATGGCATCACAGTGACATCTGATGGCAAAGCAGAGAATTACACACCtctcaaacatacacacatcctCAGTTTAGTTcagtagagaaaaaaaatctctaaagCTGATTTTTCCTGATGTTTCacacattttattaaacatCCTGAAGTTCTCAAATTTTCATACCtgccaaaatcaaaacaatgaaaaagtcTTGAATTGCAAATGAAAAGTTTGTCGCGATGAGAGTGGACTCCTTCAACTTTCTAAATGATAATAAACAGTTAAATCTTCATCAGATGATAGTTGAAGGTTTCCAGGTTTAAGGAAAGGTTGAACACGTCCAGCGATGTGGGTCTGTGTTCTTACCCCGGCTACAGGAAGAGACGAGCTGAGACTCGGGGAGCAGGACATGTGGGATGGAGCCTCACTTTTAACCCTTTCTGAACTTTGAGATCAGTGATTGTATTGCCTTCCAACAGGAGTCAGTTATACTGCTGATGTATTTAAAGTACTGCGCAAAAGTCTTAAGCTTaaactcatttctttatattttgccagACTTCCTGTATTTTTTgaagtgctcttgagcaatcGTTTTctacataaaagaaaaacaaaatttctAACAGATAAACAGTGTCTGAAAATCTGTTCCTTTAGAGACAGGaacaaatccagcaaagacgTGACACATGGATTTTTATTAGagtgattagaacatgctgtaggtattacaggtactgcactgcagtggtttgtatcatatctatctaatagactccaatttgtgcatgtaaatggagagtcctcttcacccactgaggttaattatggagtttgacagggttcagtgctaggaccaattctgtttacattatacatgcttcccttaggcagcatcattagaagacatagcatacattttcactgctatgcagatgacacgcagctctatctatccatgaagccaggtaacacacaccaattagttaaactgcaggaatgtcttaaagacaaagacctggatggctgctaacttCCATCCATCCCTTCTCTTCcccttatccagttcagggtttcTGTGGGGCTGGGGCCTATCTCAGCTGCCATAAGGTGAGAGTGATACCATGGACAGGTTGGGACCGCTAATTTCCTGCTCCtgaattcagataaaactgagacTGGAAATGGCCACCCCTTCCTGATCCTCTGCCAGAGGttttgaattgaactgaagtaAACTCtgttgaatggatggatggattttggCAAAGGTATGTTTTTATCTTCACAGGAGCTCACTGAGATGTTTTTGATGTGCGGTTGCCCACCTTCACTGTCTGCTTTTCAGGAAGCCAGTTGCAGGTTGCAGTGTCCACACCTAGAAACATCAGCTTTTCCACACTCTGCTATGAGATGATTGTGTTAAAAGCTAAGCTCAAGTTGATGAAAAGGACTCGGACGTAGGTGTTCTTcgtctccaggtgtgacagcgTAAAGTGGAGTGGAGTGGAAATGGGATCCTCTGTGGATCGGCTGAAATTGAAAACTGTAGGGGATCCAGGTTACTGGGAGACTGTTCTTGGTGTGCTTCAAAATCAGCCTCTCAAAACTTTTACTCACAACTGGTGTGACGGCCGTGGGCCTAAAGTCATGTAAGTAGGCtgggtttgttttctttgggaTGGGAGTTATGAAGGCGCTCTAGAGGCAAACTGGCACGACTGCCTGTCCGAGTCATGTGTGAAGGATGTCTGCAAAAACAtatttctttgctttctttaCTCTGCGCAGTTCTATAAAATACGCCCACTAATGTTGTCTGGCCCTGCTGCCTTGCGTGGGTTGACCCTACCCTTTCTCACCTCAGCTGTTGACAGCTGGAGAACCCAGCCTGGTGGCAGTGGAACTGTTTGTGCCTGGGTGGTGTTGTTAACCTCAAACCGTAGAAAGAAGTTGTTCAGTTCATCTGGTAGAGAGCTGTTGTCCCGGCTTATCATCGGGGGAGGGGGCTTGTAGTCAGTGATGTGTTGAAAGCCCTGCCACAGACACCGTGGATCCTTGTCACACATGAAGTGAGTGTTCAGTTTCAGCCTCTTCACTTCTCTGATCCCCTGTGACGggttcttccttccttcctatAAGCTGCAGGATCCACAGATTTAATAGCATTGCTCCGAGCTCTCGGAAACGCTCactggagcctgtcccagctacCATCGGGCAAGAGGGGGGCCCGGGAGGAAGTGGGggacatcctggacaggtcCGGTCTGGAcaggctaacacacagagaccgacaaccattcgcactcacaccgttcattaacctaaccccactactGTCATGTCTCGGCTGTAGGCAGGCAggaagagaggacccaaaatgcaggactcacggaGGCAGAAGTAACTCAAaatacacagctttattgctggtaaGAAGCAGAACAGGAAAACACTAACTAAACTGGGGAAACAGAATAACTAGGCAGGTTGACAGGCTGGCGAACAGAACACACAGAGAAAGCGAGGGTGAACAGACGTTAACGACGCAACACCGAGTAGGGGAAGacacagacactaaatacaagaggtGAACAGAAcgaagaggaaacagctgggagacacagctgacgcTGGTTacactgacgagacagggagagcacaaagctgaacgcactgacataggacacggacctacaaaataaaacaggaagcacacgacagacagagacacagacgcagACTTATAAGCAAGCATAATGAcatcatggacagacagagggacataCGGACAGAGGAGACTAAGCAGAGGCAACCTAAACTAAACATGAGGACAagataacaaaacctaaactagaaataataatcatcatcatcggaCGGCTAAAGAATCAGGATATAATCACAATCAAAACAGCATCACCCGAGAATAAGAActaatccataatgcaaaaataaaccaaaacataagaaactcaaaatgctgggtcgaaccgacccaggaccgtgacaactACTTCCATTtgagaggaagccagagtacctggagagaacccacacatgAGCAAGcaggtgacagtgggaaggaaaaactcccctttaactgGAAGAAACCGTCTGCTGCCCCTGGTGGGGTTCGGGGGAGGAAGACGAGACAGAGAcaaactgtggaagagagccagataatgattcagtgcagagaggtgcataaacacatagtgagtgaagaagaaacacccagtgcatcatgggaatcccccagcagcctaggatCAGGATCTCTGATCTCCTGAGCAGAGCGGAGGAATCAcagacttttgtttttaacaggaCATGATGACTGACTGAAGAATGCTGCACACTGATTGGCTAAAGATGTGTCAGTCACATGATGACATCAGTGTCTTTGGGTTGTTTTTACAATTATACTCGTGCATTTTTAATGATGTTTGAGTCTGGGCACAGGTACAGAAGCTTTATCCTGAAACTGTTGGTtcaactgtgcaaaagtctatGCCCACTGTgttagattgtgtgtgtgtgtgtgtgtgtgtgtgtgtgtgtgtgtgtgaggcccACTGATGAAGAGCGTTCTCTGGGTTCAGCTGAATGGAGTTTAACAAtgcaggaatgtgtgtgtgtgtgtgtgagaggcgGGGGATTTGGACGACTCTCTTTGGTTTCCATAGAAACATGATGTAAGGGTGAGGGGGCGGGGTTCTTCTCCTTTCATTGTGTGAGTATGTGTATGTGCTTTTGTGCTTGCTTTAAAGTTTGTGTGGACTGGCTGGTAGAGAGACCTCACTCGATGGAGGAGTAAGACGTAGAGCCCAGCAGCAGAGCGGCGTGACGACTGACGGGGTCGAAGACAGGAAGCTGGAAGTTGGAGGAAGTCTGTAATGTAGAGGTGAGGGAACAGGAGCTTTGGTTCTTtagggagtgtgtgtgtatgtggccCCTTCGTGAGGTTTTCAGAGTCTAGATTGAACCACCTCTGActtcttctctggttttctCTACCACTTTATTGTGGGCTGCCGCAGTTCCCCCGACAGCCTCTGGGTGGAGCTGCAGCCTGGGGCAGATGAAAGCAGTGACACTGCAatgcattcatgtgtgtgtggctgtctTTGTGTTGTAAATGGGATTAGACACTGGCAGCTCTGCTCCTGTTGTTGTTGACCTACTTCTGCTGAAGCTTCACTTTAACCTGAAATCGTCTCCGAGGGCGCGCTCGGCTAGCTTTACTGTTTCTGCTTCATGTGGAGCGCACACAATCCAACTGCTCAGCTTCATTCTCATTTGCAGCCAACATTTTAAAGATAAATCAGAGTTTAAACACTGCTGTAAACAACACGCACACACCCGAGCCTTCATATATACTAATTTACATGTTCATAATTTCCTTAAactattctgattctgatctcACGAAGGGGGCCGGTTTTAAACCAAGACATACTATTGCTGAAAGCTGGGGTATAAAAATTACACAGGAACTGGACTGAAGATCAGAGGAACTGTCCACGTCATGGTCAGCATGTACGAGGAGGTCAGAAGAGGTGCAACAGTGAGAGTCTGCAGCCTTGTGTGAAACATGGCGGAGTCTCCATCGTGGTTTCAGATGCATGTCAGCCAGAGGTGATGGAGATcttcaaacacactgccagtgcagtgaAAGCATCCTGAATAGAAACATACGGTGGATCAGCCTCcgcagagcccggacctcaacattgcTGAAGCATCGATTCATTTTTGCCAAGAGGAGTGGTCAAACATCCAAAGCATCAGATCAGGGTGAAGGGACTTGCTGAGGGACGTTGAGCCAAATGTTAGTGGGGTGTGTTCTTCACTCTGTGTGGATTGCagaaaaagtacaataaaaaaaacttgtttgttttaaagacagTATTTCTGTACAATCACTCCACcctggtaaaaacaaacatttcaaaggagtgattaa
It includes:
- the LOC116316394 gene encoding adenylate kinase isoenzyme 5-like — protein: MSGREVKEYLSKHHVSRLLESLVTGLLYHRPDDPVSFLLDCLIATRWLGGPKEITWDAFIHPGGGHLDPGPLGNRCSIKPLTPPTSAHETPSKPHKLVSAPPPRPAGASWVKTELTEDTEHPSRDAPPAVCSQLSIDSDSGMMESSGLLQEVTIQKPRPIIVFIIGGPGSGKGSQTARLTDRFGFRAISLDELLKQQLQCDASPSRRWEVISKVMSHGKLGPQEDTVSELRQQLIGQQDVRGFVVDGFPRDVHQALSFQEQVCSPDLVMLLLCSNEKLRCRLERRATQLGLLGDSRYALQRRLDRFEKDIVSVSRYYRQLHLLTQVDADRDEEAVFADLSSAIRERWLLKDPPDADGVAD